The Haladaptatus cibarius D43 genome window below encodes:
- a CDS encoding cytochrome c oxidase subunit 3 codes for MSGGNVGEEPEHQHHPAPEDWPRGFGEASWWPFVSALGVAGIYVGAGLYVLSHGGNDYVSPLSSATVFVASTVVFLVGLYGWLYHGFVDHYWSTEGSGATKLRWAMVLFLITEVATFGAGFVYYFFIRAGAWPPTGQTIPPLINSLVLVNTLLLVTSSVTLHFSHVALHRGKRRQFVGLLALTVLLSVVFLGGQIFEYYEFITHEGFTLTSGVFGSAFFGLTGLHGLHVTLGIVLMTILLGRALIGQYSPERDTSVSTVSMYWHFVDAVWIFLVVSIYAGASLSG; via the coding sequence ATGAGTGGGGGAAACGTCGGGGAGGAACCGGAGCATCAGCACCATCCGGCACCGGAGGATTGGCCGCGAGGGTTCGGCGAAGCGTCGTGGTGGCCGTTCGTGTCGGCGCTCGGCGTGGCAGGAATATACGTCGGTGCGGGACTGTACGTGCTTAGTCACGGCGGAAACGACTACGTTTCACCGCTGTCCAGTGCGACGGTTTTCGTCGCTAGCACGGTGGTCTTCCTCGTCGGCTTGTACGGTTGGCTGTATCACGGATTCGTTGACCACTACTGGAGTACCGAGGGAAGCGGCGCGACGAAACTTCGCTGGGCGATGGTGTTGTTTCTCATTACCGAAGTGGCGACGTTCGGCGCTGGGTTCGTCTACTACTTTTTCATTCGCGCGGGAGCGTGGCCGCCGACTGGCCAGACGATTCCACCGTTGATTAACTCGCTCGTCCTCGTCAACACGCTCCTCCTCGTCACGAGCAGTGTCACGCTCCACTTCTCGCACGTCGCGCTTCATCGCGGGAAGCGGCGGCAGTTCGTCGGTTTGCTCGCCTTGACAGTTCTGCTGTCGGTCGTCTTCCTCGGCGGGCAAATTTTCGAATATTACGAGTTCATCACGCACGAGGGATTCACGCTCACGTCCGGCGTGTTCGGAAGCGCCTTTTTCGGCCTGACTGGACTTCACGGACTCCACGTTACACTCGGAATCGTCCTCATGACGATTTTGCTCGGGCGCGCCCTCATCGGGCAGTACAGTCCCGAGCGGGACACCTCCGTCAGCACGGTTTCGATGTACTGGCACTTCGTGGACGCGGTCTGGATATTCCTCGTGGTGTCCATCTACGCGGGGGCATCGCTTTCCGGTTAA
- the rpl7ae gene encoding 50S ribosomal protein L7Ae produces MPVYVNYDVPADLQDRALDALEVARDTGTVKKGTNETTKAVERGNADLIYVAEDVQPEEIVMHLPELADEKGISFVFVETQDDVGHAAGLEVGSAAAAIVDAGEASDDVDDIASKVEELR; encoded by the coding sequence ATGCCAGTATATGTCAACTATGACGTCCCAGCCGACCTTCAAGACCGAGCGCTCGACGCGCTCGAGGTCGCACGGGACACGGGAACCGTAAAGAAAGGAACCAACGAAACGACCAAGGCAGTCGAGCGCGGCAACGCCGACCTCATCTACGTCGCAGAAGACGTTCAGCCGGAAGAAATCGTCATGCACCTGCCGGAACTCGCCGACGAGAAGGGTATCTCTTTCGTCTTCGTCGAGACGCAGGACGATGTCGGTCACGCGGCCGGACTCGAAGTCGGCAGTGCCGCCGCCGCCATCGTTGACGCTGGCGAAGCCAGCGACGACGTTGATGACATCGCCTCGAAGGTCGAGGAACTTCGGTGA